DNA sequence from the Devosia lacusdianchii genome:
TGGCGCCGATGCGCATGGCTTCGTTGAGGTCTGCGGCCTCGATCAGAATGAAACCCGCGACCTGCTCCTTGAGCTCGACAAACGGACCGTCGGTGGCGCTCATTCGGCCCTGCCGCATGCGCACCGTGGTTGCCGTGTCAGGCGATTTCAGCGCCTCGGCCGCGATGAAATGGCCGCTGCGCTGCAGCTCCAGGTCATACTCTTGCGATTCCCGCACCAGTTGCGCCCACTCGCCCGGCGGCAGCGTGTCGATCAGCGTATTGTCGAAACAGACGAGGCACAGATATCTCATGGTAGTGTTCTCCGGTTCTGGTTTTACCGGAAGCTGGTCGAACGGGGAGCCGTGGATTCGACATCTAGCCGGCGCGCTTGGTCGGGCTGCGGCCCTGATTGGCCAGCCCGCTGATCGTCGCCCGCAGCGCGGCTGGTTTGACCGGCTTGGTCACCACGGCGATACCACGGTCCTCCGCCAGCGTTCGAACCGCCGGACTCCGGTCCGCCGTGACCAGTGCCGCCGGCAGGTGACCGCCCAGATTGTGCCGCAGCCACTCGATGGCATCGAGCCCCGATGTCTGGTCGAGATGATAATCCATCAGCACCAGGTCCGGATACCAACCCTCCAGCAAGCGCTCGCGGTCGATCTGCTTCAGCGATAGCGCCGTCCGCACGTCGCATCCCCAATGCGTCAGCAGGCCTTCCATCGCTTCGAGGATGGCG
Encoded proteins:
- a CDS encoding YciI family protein → MRYLCLVCFDNTLIDTLPPGEWAQLVRESQEYDLELQRSGHFIAAEALKSPDTATTVRMRQGRMSATDGPFVELKEQVAGFILIEAADLNEAMRIGANIPLAKIGCVEVRPVL